From a region of the Geothrix sp. 21YS21S-2 genome:
- a CDS encoding sigma-54 dependent transcriptional regulator yields MTWVLVVDDDLAIREMAALALEKTGYRVARAENLAAARRAIRDRRPDAVLADIYLPDGSGMDLLREVRELPDPPPVIIITARGSIETAAQALKEGVADYLAKPFDLQDMIGCVRAALRQRAPEVPAVESGPASVIIGSHPSIVEVYKAAGRVAPMHVPVMIFGETGTGKELVARALHSFGRHPEGPFVPVHCGALPDTLIESELFGHRRGAFTDAHRDRQGALALANGGTVFLDEIGEISPVFQVKLLRFLEDGVIQPLGAERPEPVEVRVVTATYRDLKAMVASGAFREDLYYRLAGYEIRVPPLRDRLSDLPALIAHFQSRFLGELGLPGIGALSRDVLALLAAHPWPGNVRELGHVVRRALIECGSLDDPDTVRRILGGLEGQGAGTALSPAAFQAPFVSLEEMERMYLLAVLAHERGNKTEAARILGIERKTLARKLKPVDAYGVDLPDGDES; encoded by the coding sequence ATGACGTGGGTTCTCGTGGTGGACGACGACCTGGCGATCCGTGAGATGGCGGCCCTCGCCCTGGAGAAGACCGGCTACCGGGTGGCCCGGGCCGAGAATCTGGCGGCGGCCCGGCGCGCCATCCGGGACCGGCGGCCGGATGCGGTGCTCGCCGACATCTACCTGCCGGACGGGAGCGGGATGGACCTGCTGAGGGAGGTCCGGGAACTGCCGGATCCCCCGCCCGTCATCATCATCACGGCCAGGGGCTCCATCGAGACCGCCGCCCAGGCCCTGAAGGAGGGGGTCGCGGACTACCTGGCCAAGCCGTTCGATCTCCAGGACATGATCGGATGCGTGCGGGCCGCGCTCCGGCAGCGGGCGCCCGAGGTTCCGGCCGTCGAAAGCGGTCCTGCGAGCGTCATCATCGGCTCGCATCCTTCCATCGTGGAGGTCTACAAGGCCGCCGGCCGGGTCGCGCCCATGCACGTCCCGGTCATGATCTTCGGGGAGACCGGCACGGGGAAGGAGCTGGTGGCCCGGGCCCTCCACAGCTTCGGCAGGCACCCCGAGGGGCCCTTCGTGCCCGTCCACTGCGGCGCCCTCCCCGACACGCTCATTGAAAGCGAGCTTTTCGGCCACCGGAGGGGGGCCTTCACGGACGCCCACCGGGACCGCCAGGGCGCCCTGGCCCTGGCGAACGGCGGGACCGTCTTCCTGGACGAGATCGGCGAGATCTCCCCCGTCTTCCAGGTCAAGCTGCTGCGGTTCCTCGAGGACGGCGTCATCCAGCCCCTCGGGGCGGAACGCCCGGAACCCGTGGAGGTGCGGGTGGTGACCGCCACCTACCGGGACCTGAAGGCCATGGTGGCCAGCGGCGCCTTCCGGGAGGACCTCTACTACCGCCTCGCGGGTTACGAGATCCGGGTCCCGCCCCTCCGGGACCGGCTTTCGGACCTGCCCGCGCTGATCGCGCACTTCCAGTCGCGGTTCCTGGGCGAGCTGGGGCTGCCGGGGATCGGGGCGCTTTCCCGGGACGTGCTGGCGCTCCTGGCGGCGCACCCCTGGCCGGGCAACGTGCGCGAACTGGGCCACGTGGTCCGCCGCGCGCTCATCGAGTGCGGCTCCCTGGACGACCCCGACACCGTGCGGCGCATCCTCGGAGGCCTGGAGGGGCAGGGGGCCGGGACGGCCCTGTCGCCCGCCGCGTTCCAGGCGCCCTTCGTGTCCCTGGAGGAGATGGAGCGGATGTACCTCCTCGCCGTGCTCGCCCATGAGCGGGGGAACAAGACCGAGGCCGCCCGGATCCTCGGCATCGAACGGAAGACCCTCGCCCGCAAGCTCAAGCCGGTCGATGCGTACGGCGTGGACCTGCCGGATGGAGATGAATCATGA
- a CDS encoding CHASE2 domain-containing protein encodes MKPLWPALVFAVTLGLRLAGIVDPAELLLRDALLRRLPSKPAAKVAVVLIDEEALRAGGSWPWDRARLAALVQGVFDAGAKGVVIDLLLPEERAGDALLARALERGPSLLAAGMDDSGEWVLPNRALRGAAVGHVSYDLDRDGVVRRFSSTKERGGRVLPALSVAAARLGDPRRPVPVAVTLRPGYRTWPVPAVDAATVLAGRPAEALRQRIVFIGISAAGVGDRFVSPLSRDGSPDPGVLVEAVAAEAILSGDLMREAPPLVDALLAFGLALLGAFLTEAPGRVRRALAPAVLLAPPLFALAAQAFLKVELAPLAMLLPLVILAGLARVRRAGRAEGDARSRIEELERLQAAQAALRTQDAEARRRVAHELKTPLTSMKGLAQLLAQFNLSVEERNRVAGMVVSETSRLARMVDDLLDLERLGLRDFHRDARPLDLSALWGKRVDFLRAGTSRAITADLAAGLGVLGDPALLDRVLENLVANAVKFSPEGAPVAVALREAEGWAVLEVADRGPGIPPGERERIFGRFARGSAQGMAQGLGLGLALVAEVVAWHRGEVGVLEGPGDGSVFRVRLPLVRRAE; translated from the coding sequence CTGAAACCGCTCTGGCCCGCGCTGGTCTTTGCCGTCACCCTCGGTCTGCGCCTGGCGGGGATCGTGGATCCGGCCGAGCTGCTCCTCCGCGATGCCCTGCTGCGCCGTCTCCCCTCCAAGCCGGCCGCCAAGGTCGCGGTCGTGCTCATCGACGAGGAGGCCCTCCGCGCGGGCGGCAGCTGGCCCTGGGACCGGGCGCGGCTGGCCGCCCTGGTCCAGGGGGTGTTCGACGCGGGGGCCAAGGGCGTCGTGATCGATCTGCTGCTGCCGGAGGAGAGGGCGGGAGACGCCCTGCTGGCGCGCGCCCTGGAGCGGGGGCCGTCCCTGCTCGCCGCCGGCATGGACGATTCGGGCGAGTGGGTGCTTCCGAACCGGGCCCTGCGGGGGGCCGCGGTGGGACATGTGAGCTACGACCTGGACCGGGACGGGGTGGTGCGCCGGTTCTCCTCCACCAAGGAGCGGGGTGGACGGGTCCTCCCCGCGCTCTCTGTCGCGGCCGCGCGCCTCGGCGATCCGCGCCGGCCGGTGCCCGTGGCCGTGACCCTCCGGCCCGGCTACCGCACCTGGCCGGTCCCCGCGGTGGACGCCGCCACGGTGCTCGCGGGTCGTCCGGCGGAGGCCCTCCGGCAGCGGATCGTCTTCATCGGCATAAGCGCCGCGGGCGTCGGGGACCGGTTCGTCTCGCCCCTTTCCAGGGACGGCTCCCCGGATCCCGGGGTGCTGGTGGAGGCGGTGGCGGCCGAGGCCATCCTGTCCGGGGACCTGATGCGGGAGGCTCCGCCCCTCGTGGACGCGCTGCTGGCCTTCGGCCTCGCCCTCCTGGGGGCCTTCCTGACGGAGGCTCCGGGCCGGGTCCGCCGCGCCCTCGCCCCCGCCGTCCTTCTGGCCCCGCCCTTGTTCGCCCTGGCGGCCCAGGCCTTCCTCAAGGTCGAACTGGCTCCCCTGGCGATGCTGCTGCCCCTGGTCATCCTGGCGGGATTGGCGCGGGTGCGGCGGGCGGGGCGGGCCGAGGGCGACGCACGGTCCCGGATCGAGGAACTGGAGCGCCTCCAGGCCGCCCAGGCGGCGCTGCGGACCCAGGATGCCGAGGCCCGCCGGAGGGTGGCCCACGAGCTCAAGACCCCCCTGACATCCATGAAGGGGCTGGCCCAGCTCCTGGCCCAGTTCAACCTTTCGGTGGAGGAACGGAACCGCGTCGCCGGGATGGTGGTGTCCGAAACCTCACGGCTCGCCCGGATGGTGGATGACCTCCTTGACCTGGAACGCCTGGGCCTGCGGGATTTCCACCGGGACGCCCGGCCCCTGGACCTCTCCGCCCTGTGGGGAAAGCGGGTGGACTTCCTCCGCGCCGGCACCTCGCGGGCGATCACCGCGGACCTGGCCGCCGGCCTGGGGGTGCTGGGAGACCCGGCCCTCCTGGACCGGGTCCTGGAGAACCTCGTCGCCAACGCGGTCAAGTTCTCCCCGGAGGGGGCCCCGGTGGCCGTCGCCCTCCGGGAGGCGGAGGGCTGGGCCGTCCTGGAGGTCGCCGACCGCGGGCCCGGCATCCCCCCCGGGGAGCGGGAGCGAATCTTCGGGCGGTTCGCCCGGGGCAGCGCCCAGGGGATGGCGCAGGGCCTGGGCCTGGGTCTCGCCCTGGTGGCGGAGGTGGTCGCCTGGCACCGCGGCGAGGTCGGGGTCCTGGAGGGCCCGGGGGACGGCAGTGTGTTCCGTGTTAGACTCCCGCTGGTCCGGAGGGCGGAATGA
- a CDS encoding hybrid sensor histidine kinase/response regulator gives MNDLLRLTLALLVGLGSLRARPPEPPGRLKWLEFGLEDGLQDLNISTLSQDRDGFVWVGTETGLHRFDGKSFQSFRRPNGLPSSVVQAVLVHPDGKLWIGTFRGLARSEGDRFVAVGAGLPDPAPSITALAVGPGGRLHVGTATGPYRQTTGDHFETMPSWPGGAVAALASLPEGGGLVASSWDGHRARVFRAEGGAWQELAGPAGFGKRPLRALAVDGTGTLWARSTEALWCLRQGRFEPAPFPVKRTNGGVSLHVDGRGRLWMPGNSELVWLDKGDVLRMGVKEGWPGGLGAAVLMDRGGALWAGGRGLGRVKGRRFWRSHGAESGLADPCVWSLIRDRFGTMFAGTQRGLARLGPGGWQMIPGTEDTQVRSVVQGPDGAFYLAGSAWVRRWDPATGQTVKFGPQQGVRADGRIFRLVFDRSGTLWVATDSGGLLRGTGHGSLWGFTPEPLPGGTPRESIGDLHEDAEGRLWAAGEHGLALREGGRWRRFTRQDGLREDALDFTRSLRNGDLLLAYSSNLGVARARYDKGRFRILKHFDAEIDPALTIFLLGEDVHGNLWVGSGAGVHLVHAGGGVEVFTYRDGLVSDGTNNMAFLPDPNGDVWIGTVDGIARFVARAYDGLPPPPVLRTYAFTLGQASFHEVPDKPLDVPFRSNTFEARFAALSIHHQDDLHLGARLEGLEPEWHAAKGREARYTGLAPGLYAFQVRSQAGGGPWVYSTPIRFRVLPPWWGSWTFRVLAGLGVVAGAIAYARWRTWALARRNAHLEERVEERTRELTEAKATLEERVKERTAELQASHSQLVQSQKMESLGFLAGGVAHDMNNVLGAILTLASVNLEVHEADSATHRAFETIVKAAERGTNVVKGLLSFARAGVVENRLLNLNDVVREEIKLLERTTLVKVRFELDLDPALRPMKGDAGSFAQVFMNLCINAMDAMPENGTLVLRTRNLPEQRIEAVVEDNGSGMTREVLDRALDPFFTTKGVGKGTGLGLSMVYSTVKAHHGQLELQSEPGRGTRVRMTFPACAPAASAPVDGAEPRAAAAGPVLDVLLVEDDEFMMSTLQNVLEYLGHTFTAAACGEEALARLGEGYRPDVVILDMNMPGLGGAGTLPRLRALCPGIPVLLATGRTDQDALDLVAAYDQVTLMAKPFGIEELRYNLGSCGKA, from the coding sequence ATGAACGACCTCTTGCGGCTGACCCTGGCCCTGCTGGTGGGCCTGGGATCGCTGCGGGCTCGCCCGCCGGAGCCCCCCGGCCGCTTGAAGTGGCTGGAATTCGGACTCGAGGACGGCCTTCAGGACCTAAACATTTCAACACTCAGCCAGGACAGGGACGGGTTCGTCTGGGTCGGCACCGAGACGGGCCTGCACCGCTTCGACGGGAAATCCTTCCAGAGCTTTAGGCGTCCGAATGGGCTGCCCAGCAGCGTGGTCCAGGCGGTCCTGGTCCATCCCGACGGGAAGCTCTGGATCGGCACCTTCCGGGGCCTGGCCCGCAGCGAGGGGGACCGGTTCGTTGCCGTGGGCGCCGGCCTGCCCGATCCGGCCCCGTCCATCACGGCCCTGGCCGTCGGACCCGGGGGGCGCCTCCATGTGGGAACCGCCACCGGCCCCTACCGGCAAACCACCGGGGATCATTTCGAAACCATGCCCTCCTGGCCCGGGGGCGCCGTTGCCGCCCTTGCATCCCTGCCCGAAGGAGGGGGGCTGGTCGCCTCCTCCTGGGATGGTCACCGGGCCCGGGTGTTCAGGGCGGAGGGCGGGGCCTGGCAGGAGCTTGCGGGCCCCGCGGGTTTCGGGAAACGGCCCCTGCGTGCGCTCGCGGTGGATGGAACGGGAACGCTCTGGGCCCGTTCGACGGAGGCCCTCTGGTGCCTCAGGCAGGGGAGGTTCGAACCCGCGCCGTTCCCGGTGAAACGAACCAATGGGGGCGTGAGCCTCCACGTGGACGGACGGGGACGGCTCTGGATGCCGGGCAACAGCGAGCTTGTGTGGCTGGACAAGGGGGACGTCCTGAGGATGGGCGTGAAGGAGGGGTGGCCCGGAGGGCTCGGAGCGGCCGTCCTGATGGATCGGGGGGGCGCCCTCTGGGCGGGTGGACGGGGGCTCGGGAGGGTCAAGGGCCGCCGGTTCTGGCGCAGCCATGGCGCCGAGAGCGGCCTGGCGGATCCGTGCGTCTGGAGCCTGATCCGGGACAGGTTCGGGACGATGTTCGCGGGGACCCAGCGGGGACTGGCCCGGCTGGGGCCCGGCGGATGGCAGATGATCCCCGGAACGGAGGACACCCAGGTCCGGTCCGTGGTCCAGGGGCCTGATGGCGCCTTCTATCTGGCGGGCTCGGCCTGGGTGCGGCGGTGGGACCCGGCCACGGGACAGACCGTTAAATTCGGGCCGCAGCAGGGGGTTCGAGCCGATGGCCGCATCTTCCGCCTGGTGTTCGACCGCTCGGGCACGCTGTGGGTGGCGACGGATTCAGGCGGCCTTTTGCGGGGAACCGGCCATGGGAGCCTGTGGGGCTTCACCCCTGAACCGCTGCCTGGCGGCACACCCAGGGAATCCATCGGGGACCTCCACGAGGATGCCGAAGGCCGGCTCTGGGCCGCGGGCGAACATGGCCTGGCCCTCCGCGAAGGCGGCCGATGGCGCCGCTTCACCCGCCAGGACGGCCTGCGCGAGGACGCCCTGGACTTCACGCGGTCCCTTCGCAACGGCGACCTGCTCCTGGCCTACTCCAGCAACCTCGGGGTGGCGCGGGCCCGCTACGACAAGGGGCGGTTCCGCATCCTGAAGCATTTCGACGCGGAGATCGATCCGGCCCTGACGATCTTCCTCCTGGGTGAGGATGTCCACGGCAACCTGTGGGTCGGCTCCGGCGCGGGCGTGCACCTCGTGCATGCCGGTGGAGGCGTGGAGGTGTTCACCTACCGCGACGGACTCGTCAGCGACGGCACCAACAACATGGCCTTCCTCCCGGACCCCAACGGCGACGTGTGGATCGGGACCGTCGACGGCATCGCACGTTTCGTGGCGCGGGCCTACGATGGCCTTCCGCCCCCGCCCGTGCTGCGGACCTATGCCTTCACCCTGGGCCAGGCGTCCTTCCATGAGGTCCCGGACAAGCCCCTCGACGTGCCCTTCCGGAGCAACACGTTCGAGGCCCGTTTCGCCGCCCTCAGCATCCACCACCAGGACGACCTCCATCTGGGGGCCCGGCTCGAGGGGCTGGAGCCGGAATGGCATGCGGCCAAAGGCCGGGAGGCGAGGTACACGGGTTTGGCCCCCGGCCTCTATGCCTTCCAGGTCCGCAGCCAGGCCGGCGGCGGGCCGTGGGTGTATTCAACGCCCATCCGCTTCCGGGTGCTCCCCCCCTGGTGGGGGTCCTGGACGTTCCGGGTGCTGGCGGGCCTCGGCGTGGTGGCGGGCGCCATCGCCTATGCCCGGTGGAGGACCTGGGCGCTGGCCCGGCGGAACGCCCACCTCGAGGAGCGCGTGGAGGAGCGCACCCGGGAGCTGACGGAAGCCAAGGCCACCCTGGAAGAGCGGGTGAAGGAGCGCACCGCGGAACTGCAGGCCTCCCACAGCCAGCTTGTGCAGTCCCAGAAGATGGAAAGTCTCGGCTTCCTGGCCGGGGGCGTCGCCCACGACATGAACAACGTGCTGGGCGCCATCCTGACCCTGGCCTCGGTGAACCTGGAAGTCCATGAAGCGGACAGCGCCACGCACCGGGCCTTCGAGACCATCGTCAAGGCGGCGGAGCGGGGCACCAACGTGGTCAAGGGGCTGCTGAGCTTCGCCCGGGCGGGCGTGGTGGAGAACCGCCTGCTGAACCTGAACGACGTGGTGCGCGAGGAGATCAAGCTGCTGGAGCGCACGACCCTGGTGAAGGTGCGCTTCGAGCTGGACCTGGATCCGGCGCTGCGGCCCATGAAGGGCGACGCCGGCTCCTTCGCCCAGGTGTTCATGAACCTGTGTATCAACGCCATGGACGCCATGCCGGAGAACGGCACCCTGGTGCTTCGGACCCGGAACCTGCCTGAGCAGAGGATCGAGGCCGTGGTGGAGGACAACGGGAGCGGGATGACCCGCGAGGTGCTGGACCGCGCCCTGGATCCCTTCTTCACCACGAAGGGCGTGGGCAAGGGCACCGGCCTGGGCCTGTCCATGGTCTACAGCACGGTCAAGGCCCACCACGGCCAACTGGAACTCCAGAGCGAACCCGGCAGGGGCACCCGGGTGAGGATGACCTTCCCGGCCTGCGCCCCGGCGGCCTCGGCCCCGGTGGACGGGGCGGAACCCCGCGCGGCGGCCGCCGGTCCGGTCCTGGACGTGCTCCTGGTGGAAGACGACGAATTCATGATGAGCACCCTCCAGAATGTCCTGGAGTACCTGGGCCACACGTTCACCGCGGCCGCCTGCGGGGAGGAGGCCCTGGCCCGGCTCGGCGAGGGCTACCGGCCCGACGTGGTGATCCTCGACATGAACATGCCCGGCCTGGGCGGGGCCGGAACCCTGCCCCGCCTGCGCGCCCTCTGCCCGGGGATTCCGGTGCTGCTCGCCACGGGGCGGACCGACCAGGACGCGCTGGATCTCGTCGCCGCCTACGACCAGGTCACGCTTATGGCTAAGCCTTTCGGGATAGAGGAATTGCGATACAACCTGGGGTCGTGCGGAAAGGCGTGA
- a CDS encoding metallophosphoesterase, translating to MRVALVSDIHGNLPALEAVVRDLEGRGVDRVVNLGDSVSGPLLPLETARFLMGTGWLHLAGNHERQVLEGGAMGASDAYAHGRLGEAEFAWLRSLPGTGRLGEAVFLCHGTPASDLVYFLETVDGGGIRPATAEEVEGRLGSVAAPVIACGHSHTPRVARTARGQLIVNPGSVGLQAFHVDEPYRHSVVNGSPEARYALLEPAGDVWEARLLKVEYDAAPMARLAALRGRPDWERALLTGY from the coding sequence ATGCGCGTCGCTCTGGTTTCTGACATCCATGGGAACCTGCCGGCCCTCGAGGCGGTGGTCCGGGACCTGGAAGGACGCGGGGTGGACCGGGTGGTGAACCTGGGGGACTCCGTTTCGGGGCCGCTGTTGCCGCTGGAGACGGCGCGGTTCCTCATGGGGACGGGGTGGCTGCACCTGGCGGGGAACCACGAGCGGCAGGTGCTCGAAGGGGGGGCGATGGGCGCGTCCGACGCCTATGCCCACGGCAGGCTGGGCGAGGCCGAGTTCGCCTGGCTGCGGAGCCTGCCGGGCACCGGGCGGCTGGGGGAGGCGGTGTTCCTCTGCCACGGGACCCCGGCGTCGGACCTGGTGTACTTCCTGGAGACCGTGGACGGCGGCGGGATCCGGCCGGCGACGGCGGAGGAGGTGGAAGGGAGGCTGGGCTCCGTCGCGGCCCCGGTCATCGCCTGCGGGCATTCCCACACGCCGCGGGTGGCGCGAACGGCGCGGGGGCAGCTCATCGTGAACCCCGGCAGCGTGGGGCTGCAGGCCTTCCACGTGGACGAACCCTACCGCCACTCGGTGGTCAACGGGAGCCCGGAGGCGCGGTACGCGCTGCTGGAGCCGGCCGGGGACGTCTGGGAGGCGCGGCTGCTGAAGGTGGAATACGACGCGGCGCCCATGGCGAGGCTGGCGGCGCTCCGGGGGCGCCCGGACTGGGAGAGGGCCCTGCTGACGGGGTATTAG
- a CDS encoding DUF1186 domain-containing protein: MTPSDILAELELPYDGLPEAALLEAMDQPAAVIPGLLTILEEAAADPMDYMDAAGSNAHLYALYLLAQFREPRALAPLMAMLRLPAEQQDALLGDLLTEGVPSLLASLCLGAPEVLEAAAGDVDLDPYVRGAAMDALLVQSFQGHLPEERLMRSFDALLSAFEARGPAEDPTAWAFLVIALETAGFAPFLPRLQDACARGRVDRELVDEGELEEALTKHNAHQRRRFLLTHHLVEDALLSLEELHWPGDGNAFEDEPVEDLPTFAPEALQSIIARQGYPRDAATPALNAPCPCGSGKKYKRCCGKP, encoded by the coding sequence ATGACACCGTCGGACATCCTCGCCGAGCTTGAACTCCCCTACGACGGCCTCCCCGAGGCCGCGCTCCTGGAGGCCATGGACCAGCCCGCGGCCGTCATCCCCGGCCTCCTGACGATCCTGGAGGAGGCCGCCGCCGACCCCATGGACTACATGGACGCCGCGGGTTCCAACGCCCACCTCTACGCCCTCTACCTCCTCGCCCAGTTCCGGGAGCCCCGGGCCCTGGCCCCGCTCATGGCCATGCTCCGCCTGCCTGCCGAACAGCAGGACGCCCTCCTGGGCGACCTGCTCACGGAAGGCGTGCCCTCCCTCCTCGCGTCGCTGTGCCTGGGAGCCCCCGAGGTGCTGGAGGCCGCCGCCGGCGACGTGGACCTGGACCCCTACGTGCGCGGCGCAGCCATGGACGCCCTCCTGGTGCAGTCCTTCCAGGGGCACCTGCCCGAGGAACGGCTCATGCGGAGCTTCGACGCCCTTCTCAGCGCCTTCGAGGCCCGGGGCCCCGCCGAGGATCCCACCGCCTGGGCCTTCCTCGTCATCGCCCTGGAGACCGCGGGCTTCGCCCCCTTCCTCCCGCGCCTCCAGGACGCCTGCGCCCGGGGGCGGGTGGACCGGGAACTGGTGGACGAAGGCGAGCTGGAGGAGGCGCTCACGAAGCACAACGCCCACCAGCGCCGCCGCTTCCTGCTGACCCACCACCTGGTCGAGGACGCCCTGCTCTCCCTGGAGGAACTCCACTGGCCCGGCGACGGCAACGCATTCGAGGACGAGCCCGTGGAGGACCTGCCCACCTTCGCGCCCGAGGCCCTGCAGTCGATCATCGCCCGCCAGGGCTACCCGCGCGACGCCGCGACCCCCGCGCTCAACGCCCCGTGCCCCTGCGGCAGCGGGAAGAAATACAAGCGCTGCTGCGGGAAGCCCTAA
- the trpS gene encoding tryptophan--tRNA ligase yields the protein MEEKFITNAEDVEGESATFLEASRRSQAIWEDLPKHPSKYRVLTGERPTGPLHIGHLFGTLANRVRIQELGATTFIVIADYQVLTDRDSAENVGANVREVILDYLASGLDPENGRTFFFSHSHIPELNQLLLPFMNLVTTAELDRNPTVKEEIKAAGLKQVNALMYTYPIHQAADILFCKGNVVPVGRDQLPHLELTRKIARRFNDRFAADAPVFPIPDALLSDIPLVLGTDGQKMSKSRGNTIMLKMTAEETAKVIKGAKTDADRNIAYDPQNRPEVANLLRLISICTGEAPESIAAGIGDGGGGKLKGALTEALNAHLAPMRERRARYAKDPSYVQDVLRRGIARAREEGIATLKQVRKGMNMDHGLDG from the coding sequence ATGGAAGAGAAATTCATCACCAACGCCGAAGACGTGGAGGGCGAGTCCGCCACCTTCCTGGAGGCCTCGAGGCGCAGCCAGGCCATCTGGGAGGACCTCCCGAAGCACCCCTCCAAGTACCGGGTCCTCACCGGCGAGCGCCCCACGGGGCCGCTCCACATCGGGCACCTCTTCGGCACCCTGGCCAACCGGGTGCGCATCCAGGAGCTGGGCGCCACCACCTTCATCGTCATCGCCGACTACCAGGTGCTCACGGACCGGGACAGCGCCGAGAACGTGGGCGCCAACGTCCGCGAAGTGATCCTGGACTACCTGGCCTCGGGCCTGGACCCCGAGAACGGCCGCACCTTCTTCTTCAGCCACAGCCACATCCCCGAGCTGAACCAGCTGCTGCTGCCCTTCATGAACCTGGTCACCACCGCCGAGCTGGACCGCAACCCCACCGTCAAGGAGGAGATCAAGGCCGCGGGCCTCAAGCAGGTGAACGCCCTCATGTACACCTACCCCATCCACCAGGCCGCCGACATCCTCTTCTGCAAGGGCAACGTCGTGCCCGTGGGCCGGGACCAGCTGCCCCACCTGGAGCTCACCCGCAAGATCGCGCGGCGCTTCAACGACCGCTTCGCCGCGGACGCGCCGGTCTTCCCCATTCCCGACGCCCTCCTCTCCGACATCCCCCTGGTGCTGGGCACCGACGGCCAGAAGATGAGCAAGAGCCGCGGCAACACCATCATGCTCAAGATGACCGCGGAAGAGACCGCCAAGGTGATCAAGGGCGCCAAGACCGACGCCGACCGCAACATCGCCTACGACCCCCAGAACCGCCCGGAGGTGGCCAACCTCCTGCGCCTGATCTCCATCTGCACCGGCGAGGCCCCCGAGTCCATCGCGGCGGGCATCGGCGACGGCGGGGGCGGGAAGCTCAAGGGCGCCCTCACCGAGGCCCTCAACGCCCACCTGGCGCCCATGCGCGAGCGGCGCGCCCGCTACGCCAAGGACCCCTCCTACGTGCAGGACGTGCTGCGCCGCGGCATCGCCCGGGCCCGGGAGGAGGGCATCGCCACCCTGAAGCAGGTGCGCAAGGGCATGAACATGGACCACGGGCTGGACGGCTAG
- a CDS encoding site-2 protease family protein gives MFDNIHIATILVSYVAILFALSVHEAAHAAAAYYLEDDTAARLGRMTLNPLAHIDPLGTLILPLLGMISGIRVLGWAKPVPVNPGRLTRKYPMRVGYAMVAAAGPASNMVQSLVFLVILAVLIRVVGPENPSIRLNWFFASMQIPVERFMQVPGMGTGTALAITLLGRLVWINIGLAIFNLLPFGPLDGAGILRGFLPHHTLPTFDRIQPTITIVLLVCFLVLPVVITTILSPFFYVADVLYITPLARLLLGA, from the coding sequence TTGTTCGACAACATCCACATCGCCACGATCCTCGTCTCGTACGTGGCCATCCTGTTCGCCCTGAGCGTCCACGAGGCCGCCCACGCCGCGGCGGCCTACTACCTCGAGGACGACACGGCCGCCCGGCTGGGCCGCATGACCCTGAACCCGCTGGCCCACATCGACCCGCTGGGGACCCTCATCCTGCCGCTGCTGGGCATGATCTCGGGCATCCGGGTGCTGGGCTGGGCCAAGCCGGTGCCGGTGAACCCGGGCCGGCTCACCCGGAAGTACCCCATGCGGGTGGGGTACGCCATGGTCGCCGCCGCCGGGCCCGCCTCCAACATGGTCCAGTCCCTGGTGTTCCTGGTGATCCTGGCGGTCCTGATCCGCGTGGTGGGGCCCGAGAACCCCTCCATCCGCCTGAACTGGTTCTTCGCCTCCATGCAGATTCCCGTGGAGCGGTTCATGCAGGTGCCCGGCATGGGCACCGGCACGGCGCTGGCCATCACGCTCCTGGGGCGCCTGGTCTGGATCAACATCGGCCTGGCCATCTTCAACCTGCTGCCCTTCGGGCCCCTGGACGGCGCGGGCATCCTGCGCGGCTTCCTCCCCCACCACACGCTGCCCACCTTCGACCGCATCCAGCCCACCATCACCATCGTCCTCCTGGTGTGCTTCCTGGTGCTGCCGGTGGTGATCACGACGATCCTCAGTCCCTTCTTCTACGTCGCGGACGTCCTGTACATCACCCCCCTGGCCCGGCTCCTGCTCGGAGCCTGA